The proteins below come from a single Mucilaginibacter mali genomic window:
- a CDS encoding DUF2752 domain-containing protein produces MQIFELLKLIRSNIELLFWVAALIALGFSDPTQTHFVLCPLRLMGFTWCPGCGIGHAIAYLFHGNIAASWHAHWLGIPALAVLLYRIVTLSVTRYKEYT; encoded by the coding sequence TTGCAGATATTTGAACTATTGAAACTCATTCGCTCAAATATCGAACTCCTGTTTTGGGTAGCCGCACTCATCGCTCTCGGCTTTAGCGACCCAACGCAAACTCATTTTGTGCTGTGTCCACTGCGATTAATGGGCTTTACCTGGTGCCCCGGCTGTGGGATCGGCCACGCGATAGCTTATCTTTTTCATGGCAATATTGCCGCATCGTGGCATGCGCATTGGTTGGGGATACCAGCTTTGGCGGTATTGCTTTACCGGATAGTTACTTTATCGGTTACCCGGTACAAAGAGTATACATAA
- a CDS encoding Txe/YoeB family addiction module toxin — translation MKIIFLDQGWEDYLYWQSTDKSILKKINSLIKEIERTPFEGSGKPEPLRHNLAGWWSRRINLEHRVVYKIDADSIIILQCRYHY, via the coding sequence ATGAAAATTATATTTCTCGATCAGGGTTGGGAGGATTATTTGTATTGGCAATCCACGGATAAATCTATTCTTAAAAAAATAAACTCGCTAATTAAGGAAATTGAACGAACACCATTTGAAGGCAGTGGCAAACCGGAGCCACTAAGGCATAACCTTGCTGGATGGTGGTCACGCAGGATCAATCTCGAACACCGTGTAGTTTACAAGATTGATGCCGACTCAATAATAATACTTCAATGCAGATATCATTATTAA
- a CDS encoding type II toxin-antitoxin system Phd/YefM family antitoxin, translating to MLTTTYTSFRQQLKSYLDKVRKSHTPLYVTSANGEDVVVLSKADYESMEETFYLLKSPANAARLLKGIEDYEKGLGTERSLAEE from the coding sequence ATGCTAACTACTACATATACTTCATTCAGGCAACAGTTAAAATCGTATTTAGATAAAGTACGTAAAAGCCATACCCCTCTATATGTTACAAGCGCAAATGGCGAAGATGTAGTTGTGCTTTCAAAAGCCGACTACGAAAGTATGGAGGAAACTTTTTACCTATTAAAAAGCCCTGCCAATGCCGCCCGTTTACTGAAGGGGATAGAAGACTACGAAAAAGGTTTAGGTACAGAAAGAAGCCTTGCCGAAGAATGA